The nucleotide window TTCTGGGTTTGCAGGGGTCCCGATCCACCCGGATCCATCCCGGACTTTGTACCAACCCCGGTCCAGTCTGGGGGTCCAGccccaggtttgggggggggggggatccCAGTCCCGATCCACCCGGATCCATCCCGGACTTTCCAGCACCCACAATGTGCTCCGGGTGCCGGTTCCGCTGCGGGGATCCGTTCCGGGCTTTGCCTCAGTCCCACTCCCGGCTCCGCTCCGGGTTTTGCTCGGCCCCGGgtgggggggcgcgggggggacCCGATCCGGCCCGGGGGGGGATCCAGGCCGGGAGGCGCCGGTTCCGCAGCGCGATCCGGTCCGGGCTTTGCCGGGGGGGGTTCCGGTGCTGGTTGGGTCCGGCCATGGCGGCTGAAAAACCCGGTGCGGAGCGGGGGgcgggctggggggctggggggggcgggtgggggggacgggggggtgggggtggagaTGGGGGGTGGACGtatggggggatggggggggatggggggatggAGAtatgggggggtgggggtggagatggggggatgggggggatggagatgggggatgggggggatggAGATATGGGAAtgggggggggatggggggggctggagatgggggGGGATGAGGGGgaatggggtgggggggccgAAAGCATGCCCGTGGAAatgggggggagggaggggacccaggcgtccgggacagCCCCATCCCCCCCCCGTGCTATAAATAGCTcgatggggggggggggggcggggggggtgacCCAGAAACGGAgccccggggggggcgggggggggagggggggaaagtgGGTGTTTATGGGGGATGGGGGCGGAGGGtaattggggggggggaggggaggacatGGGGGAGGCGTTGGGGGgggagggtctgtggggtgggggggtctgtggggtctgtggggatctggggggtctgggggggtctggggggtctgtggggtctgtggggtgggggggtctgtgggttctggggggatctgggggggtctggggggtctgtgggttctggggggatgtggggggtctgggagggtctgggggggtctggggggtctgggggtttgTGGGttctggggggtctgggggttctgggggggtctggggggtctgtgggttctggggggtctgggggggtcccgtcccccctgaccccccgtcTCCCCCCCCAGGAGCGCCGGAGGGGGCTCCCCACTCATCCCCCCCCCCTACGGGCCCCCGGCGCCCCCAGGCCCGGGGGGGGGTTTCCCGGGGGGGGGCGCGGCCACGTTCCCGCGGGGGGAGTTCGCGCTGGGGGCGGCGACGCTTccccgggggggggcggggcccgggggggggggcggggcgggggcggccaCGCTGCCCCGGGGGCcgccgggggggggcggggggggaggggtcCCGCACGCGGCCACGctgccccgccccccccccgctgccgccccccccagccctacgggagcccccccggccccccccagccccccctgcCCTACGCGCCCCCCCCGTTCGCcgtccagctccagccctgcgcCGCCTACCTGCCCGTCTACCCCGTGGGGCCCGtgagtgggcggggcctggggggcggggcctggggggcgtggccgggggcgtggccggggggcgtggccggggggCGTGTCctggggggcggggccgggggggcggggcttgggggggaGAGGTGGGGGGTGATGGGGCGGGGCCaagggagggggcgtggcctgggcTTGGTGGGtggggcttgtgggggcggggctgggagaggagggggcggggcctggtGGGGGCGGGGCTTGTGGGGGGAGAGGTGGGtggaggggcggggcctgcgggaAGGGGCGTGGCCTGGGCTTGGTGGGTGGGGCTTGGGGGGAGGGGTGGGGTtgtggggggagggggtgggtTTGATGGGGCGTGGTAAAAGGAGGgggaggggctgagggaggggGTGGGGCTTATGTGGGCGGGGGCAatggagggggcgtggcctgggcTTGGTGGCGGGGCTTGGAGATGGGGAGGGGTGGGGTTGAGGGGGCGGGGTCTTGTGGGGGGCGGGGTCTGGGCAGGGCTTGTGGGAGGCGGGGCttggagggagggatggggctATGGGGGCGGGGCCAATGGAAGGGGCGGGGCCAACAGGATGGGGTCAGTGGGGGCGTGGCTTGGAGGAGGCGGGTGGGGCACCAAAAGGGGCGGGGCTTATAGTGACACTTATGGGGGTGTGGTCACTtatggggggcgtggccaccCCTGGGGGGGCGTGGCCATCATCACCCCCACCCCTGACACGCacctttcccctcccctcccccccccaggCTTacggggccgccccccccggcccctccccctgcccgctgcccggCTCGGGGGGCGGGGGCAGCTTGGGGGGCGCTGTGGGTCcccccctggggctggggggggtcccggggggctgGGCGAGCGCCGGGCGCCCCACGACTACCTGCCCATCGCCGTCCTCACCAccctctgctgcttctggccCACGGGCGTCGTCGCCATCGTCAAGGCCGTGCAGGTgggggtggggacatgggggggggggggcgacCCCGCCATGGGGTGcgtgtgaccccccccccccgacccccaGGTTCGCACGGCCGTGGCGCGGGGGGACATCGTGTCGGCCGAGATCGCGTCGCGGGAGGCGCGGAACTTCTCCTTCATCAGCCTGGCCGTGGGCATCGCGGCCATCGTGctctgcaccatcctcaccgTCGTCATCATCATCGCCGCCCAGCACCACGACAACGACTGGGAGCcctgagaccccccccccccgactCCGGGGACCCGCATCGCCGTGGCAACGTTGAGCATCTCCTAGCAACCGGGTCTGGTGTTGCCGTGGTAAcgctggggatgctggtgatGTCCTAGCGACGGGTCGGGTACCGGGGAAGCCTCAGCGTTGCCACGGCAACCGCCCTGGGACCCGCTCGCCACGTCTCTGCGCCCCTCGGCATCGCCATGGCGACGTTGAGCATCTCCTAGGAACCGGTTCTGGTGCTGCCGTGGTAAcgctggggatgctggtgatGTCCTAGCGACGGGTCGGGTACCGGGGAAGCCTCAGCGTTGCCATGGCGACGGCCCCGGGGACCCGCCCACTGTGCCCCGGACACGCCCTCGGCATCGCCATGGCAACGCTGGGCATCCTCTGGCAACGGCTGCTGGCGTTGCCATGGCAAcgctggggatgctggtgatGTCCTGGCGACGGATCGGGTACCAGAGGCCCCCAGCGTTGCCACAGCAACAGCGCTGGGCATCCCGCGCCATCACCATGGTAACACTGGGGGGGGGTCTCCTAGTGACGGCTGGGGTACCGGAGCCCCTCGGCGTTGCCATGGCAACGGCCCTGAGGGCCGCCTAGCAACGGCGTTTGGCGTTGCCATGGCAACACTGG belongs to Caloenas nicobarica isolate bCalNic1 chromosome 35, bCalNic1.hap1, whole genome shotgun sequence and includes:
- the PRRT1 gene encoding proline-rich transmembrane protein 1, with amino-acid sequence PAPPPLPPPPALREPPRPPPAPPALRAPPVRRPAPALRRLPARLPRGARLRGRPPRPLPLPAARLGGRGQLGGRCGSPPGAGGGPGGLGERRAPHDYLPIAVLTTLCCFWPTGVVAIVKAVQVRTAVARGDIVSAEIASREARNFSFISLAVGIAAIVLCTILTVVIIIAAQHHDNDWEP